The DNA window GGTATCACCTCTTCAACATCCGGAAAAAGGCTGGAGGATGTGAGGTGCTCCTCGTAATACGGGGCTATGACCCTTCCCTGAATCGGTTTCTCGACATGGAGAAAAAGGCCATGGTCATCCCCTTCTCCTGATCCACCAGAGACTCGCAACAAGCAGGAGAGATCCCGGGAACAGGGTAGTCCATGCCGCCGAGATCCCGTGGATGAGGCCGGCGTATCCACCGATCCGGTTCGCGTAGTAGAGCCCGATCCCCAGGACAGACCCGGCCATGATCCTGTGGCTGTATCTAAGATCTCGAGAAAAACCGATGGAAAATATCAGGGAGAAAAAGAGCATGCCTGCGGTCCAGACTGGCATGGCAAGCATTTTCCAAAGGGCGAGTTCATATCGGCTGGCATTCTGCCCCTTTTTGTGCAAAAGGCGGATGGAATCCCAGAGTTCGGAAAAGGAAAGGGTCTCGGCCGGCAAGGACAATTCCTCAGCCTGCTTAGGTGTAAGCAGCTGGTCGAGAATCCTTGCAGGCTCCATCTCGCCGGTGGCTGCGGCCACTGGTTTCCCCACATGAACCGCATGCGTATCAGTGAGTCTCCACTGATCATTGGTTACCGAGATCACCGCAGTGATGTATCGGCTCACATTTTCCGAGACATCCAGATAATACATGTCCACGACATCTTTTCCCGTCAGGGCATCCCTATACAGGTTGACAAAGACCCCGTGACCCCGTGTCCAGAAACCCTCTTCCGGAAGGAACGTCCCCAATGGGGATAGGGCCGTCACCCGGCTTATCCATGCCGTCTGTTCCAGGGGAGGGATGAGAAACTGGCCGCAGAGAAGTGCAGCGAAGAGGACCGGGACGGATGCGACCAAGAGTGAACGTCCGATGGAGAGGACAGAGATCCCGCACGCCCTCAGGGCAAGGATCTCCTGATGTTGCGACAGGAGGCCGATGGCCCCTATGCCTCCGAGAAAGGCGCTCGTGGGGGCGAGTTCGAACATGTGCCCTGGAATCCTCAAGAGGACCTGGAGAAGTGCCTGGGAAAATCCGTAACTCCCCTTGCCGATTGCGTCCAGTTCCCTTGCCAGATCAAGAAAGGCTACAAGGCCGGCAAGGACCAGATTCGCCGTCCACCAGTTGATTAGAAACACCCTGCCGATATATCCGTGAAGTATCCTCACCGGGGATGTCTCTCCTCATGGGCAGGCCGCGCCCGCAGCCGGATCAGGGGCTTGAAGAAGAGGACAGACACCACGGCGGCAAGCAGGATGTCCACCATCCACACGCCGGGAAAGGCGGCGAGGACCCCCTTTTCCACACCGGTCTTGGCAATGAGGGACAGGATGTAATAGGCAAAAAAGGCAAGGATGCCTATCGTGGCCCTGCCATACACGTCCCTGCCCTGAACGTGGAGGCCAAGAAAAACCGCGAGCAGGGAAATGAGAAGGAGTGAAGGGCCTGTGGAGACCCTCCACTCATATTCGGCAACTGCCTTTGGAACGCCGAAGGCCAAGAGCCTGGAGGTCTCCGCGGCCTTGATACGCCTCTCAATAGGTCTTAGCCTGGGAGGTTTCAGGCGCACCCACCCTTTATCAAACTGGATGGTCAGGACGGTTTCGTCCCCACCCAAGACGGTCTGGACCCCTTTTTGAAAAAACAGGGATCTCCCCTCTGGTGCATCCATCTGGGAGGCCCTCAGGGCATGAGTCACCTTGCGACGCTGGTCTTCTTTCTCCCAGACATGGACACCTTCGGCCTCACCCTTGCTATGATCCATCTTCTCACAGAAAAAGACCCGTCCGCCCCCGATCTCGTAAAACCTGCCAGGCTCTATCTTGGCCAGATCGAATTGGCCCTGCGCCGCAGACTCTATGCCGTAAAGCCTCTCATACGCCCAGGGGCGAACATAAAAGGACAGGAGTGCGACCAGCACGGAAAGGGGCACGGAAAGCAGGATGACGGAGCACGATATGCGCCCCCGGCCGATTCCGCAGGCCTCGAGCGCAGTAATCTCGTTTTCGGCATGGAGACGGCCAAGCGCGAGTATAATGGAGAGAAAAAACGTGACCGGAAAGATCACCTCAAATGCGATGAGCAACTTGAGAAAGACGAGGATGGCAACGGTTTTGGCAGGCAAAAGCCCGTTCACAACGTCATTTAGGAGGCGGACCGCGCCAAAACCTGAATAGATCGCCCCGAGAACGGAAAACACGCCCATTTGAGGGATGAGGATCTCTCGGGCTATGTACCGGTCAAGGATCACGGCTTTCCTTTCATGGGAGATACCAGTACGACACGACAGCACAGACCCGGTTTTTGCATTACAATAATTTTTTGTTTTTATTAATGGAAGAAGGCAGCTATCAGTTATCAGCTATCAGCAAAAACCCTGAATCCGTGAGATATGAACTTAACTTCCTGAATCCGTGAAATATGCCCTCAACCTTTCGATTTCACAGCATAAGCCTGCGGCCGGGGTATTTGTGGATGGAGGCGCCCACGGATGGGGCTCGAACGGCAAATCCGCCCCCATGGACAGGAGGCTATTTGCCGCACGGAACAAATAACCTGGCCCGTAGGCTCACGGATTCAGGAAAAACTCTTCGGATTTTTTTCAGCGGGATCATAAAGGGGCAACGAATGTATGTTGTTGGATCTCTCAGAGTCATCGAGCGAAAAACTTGATATCGAATCAGACCTTTGCATCGTTGGAGCTGGGATCAGCGGGATCACACTGGCCCGGGAGCTGAAAGGGCTCGGAATCGACATCGTCCTTCTTGAAAGCGGCGGAGGCGGGTTCGATCAGAGGACGCAGGGGCTATACCAAGGCCCTAATGTGGGCATGCCCTATTACCCGCTCGAGCACTCCCGACTCCGATTCTTCGGAGGAAGCACCACCGTCTGGGGAGGACGGTGTACACCTCTTGACAGGATCGATCTTGAAAGGCGGGATTGGGTTCAGGACAGCGGCTGGCCCTTTTCCATTGAGGAACTCCAGCCGTTTTACGAAAAGGCCAACCGGGCCCTCGAACTCGGAGAGATGCGCTACGATGAAGGCCTTTGGCATGACCTGGGCATCAATCCCCCGTCTTTCGATCCTGACACATTCACCACGCGATTCTGGCGCTTCGACACAAAACGGGGGCGGTTCTCCCTTGGATCCTGCAACGACCTCATCAGGGCGCCGAACGTGAAGGTCCTCCTGCACGCGAACGTAACGAGGATCCAGGCCAATGAATACGGATCGGCCGTCCGACATGTCCTGGCAAGGTCGCTCGAGGGCAGGCAGGCGACCATCCGTTCCCGTGTGTTTGTGATCGCCACGGGCGGCATCGAAAACGCCCGTCTCCTCCTTGTCTCGAACGATGTGGAGCCGAACGGAATAGGAAATTCCCACGACCTGGTGGGACGCTATTTCATGGAACACCCGCACGCAAGGGCTGGGATCATTCAAGGGCCGGGGATATATCGTCTCTGGTCCCTATTCCAAAAACGCTACCCCCGCAGAGGTGTTCCTGTGGCGCCTATAATCGTCCCGGCCCACGGCCTCCAGCAAAAGAGACAGATCCTCAATACCGGCCTCACCCTCAAGATGCAGCGCATGCCCATCAAGGTGTCGATGGAAAAGGCGGTCTATTTCCGCTTGAAGCACAATATCTTGCATCCGACGCGATTCGGGTTGGGTGTCTGGGGGACCTACAGGGATTTCAAGGCATGGGTCTCCAGATACGTCAGGCCCGTGAACAACTGGCTGCGTACCGTCCGGGGCAAGGCAGGCCTTTCCGTGATCATCCGCGCCGAGCAGTCACCCAATCCGCAGAGTAGGGTGCTTCTTTCCGATGAACTGGACGAACTCGGCATGCCTCGCACCAAACTGGACTGGCAACTAAGCGCTATTGACAAACACACGGTGAGGGTGATTGCCGAGGTGCTCGGAAAGGAGGTGGAGCGACTCGGCTACGGAAGCCTGACACCCAGCCCCTGGCTTTCAGAGGACTCCCTGGAGTGGCCCATCGACCGGACGGTAAGCAATCACTACATCGGCGGCTTCCACCACATGGGGACCACGCGCATGAGCGCCTCACCCAGACACGGCGTGGTGGATGCCAACTGCAAGGTCCATGGCTACGAAAACCTTTATATCGCCGGTAGTTCCGTCTTTCCCACAGGCGGATGGGCCAACCCGAACCTGACGATCCTCGCCCTTGTCTTTCGTATGGCCGAACATGTCGGTTCCAGATTGCGGCATCTAACCTGATGACGACGGCCTGTGCCGCATGCGTGGGCTCTGATCTGCGTGGATCCGTCCGGGAAATATCTGCCCGTCTTACAATCCAGGCCCTTATGGAGTTCCTGAATCCGTGAAATATGCACTCAACCTTTCGATTTCACAGCATAAGCCTACAGCCGGGGTATTTGCGGATG is part of the Deltaproteobacteria bacterium genome and encodes:
- a CDS encoding LptF/LptG family permease, which codes for MRILHGYIGRVFLINWWTANLVLAGLVAFLDLARELDAIGKGSYGFSQALLQVLLRIPGHMFELAPTSAFLGGIGAIGLLSQHQEILALRACGISVLSIGRSLLVASVPVLFAALLCGQFLIPPLEQTAWISRVTALSPLGTFLPEEGFWTRGHGVFVNLYRDALTGKDVVDMYYLDVSENVSRYITAVISVTNDQWRLTDTHAVHVGKPVAAATGEMEPARILDQLLTPKQAEELSLPAETLSFSELWDSIRLLHKKGQNASRYELALWKMLAMPVWTAGMLFFSLIFSIGFSRDLRYSHRIMAGSVLGIGLYYANRIGGYAGLIHGISAAWTTLFPGSLLLVASLWWIRRRG
- the lptF gene encoding LPS export ABC transporter permease LptF, giving the protein MILDRYIAREILIPQMGVFSVLGAIYSGFGAVRLLNDVVNGLLPAKTVAILVFLKLLIAFEVIFPVTFFLSIILALGRLHAENEITALEACGIGRGRISCSVILLSVPLSVLVALLSFYVRPWAYERLYGIESAAQGQFDLAKIEPGRFYEIGGGRVFFCEKMDHSKGEAEGVHVWEKEDQRRKVTHALRASQMDAPEGRSLFFQKGVQTVLGGDETVLTIQFDKGWVRLKPPRLRPIERRIKAAETSRLLAFGVPKAVAEYEWRVSTGPSLLLISLLAVFLGLHVQGRDVYGRATIGILAFFAYYILSLIAKTGVEKGVLAAFPGVWMVDILLAAVVSVLFFKPLIRLRARPAHEERHPR
- a CDS encoding GMC family oxidoreductase, which encodes MLLDLSESSSEKLDIESDLCIVGAGISGITLARELKGLGIDIVLLESGGGGFDQRTQGLYQGPNVGMPYYPLEHSRLRFFGGSTTVWGGRCTPLDRIDLERRDWVQDSGWPFSIEELQPFYEKANRALELGEMRYDEGLWHDLGINPPSFDPDTFTTRFWRFDTKRGRFSLGSCNDLIRAPNVKVLLHANVTRIQANEYGSAVRHVLARSLEGRQATIRSRVFVIATGGIENARLLLVSNDVEPNGIGNSHDLVGRYFMEHPHARAGIIQGPGIYRLWSLFQKRYPRRGVPVAPIIVPAHGLQQKRQILNTGLTLKMQRMPIKVSMEKAVYFRLKHNILHPTRFGLGVWGTYRDFKAWVSRYVRPVNNWLRTVRGKAGLSVIIRAEQSPNPQSRVLLSDELDELGMPRTKLDWQLSAIDKHTVRVIAEVLGKEVERLGYGSLTPSPWLSEDSLEWPIDRTVSNHYIGGFHHMGTTRMSASPRHGVVDANCKVHGYENLYIAGSSVFPTGGWANPNLTILALVFRMAEHVGSRLRHLT